The Humulus lupulus chromosome 4, drHumLupu1.1, whole genome shotgun sequence genome has a window encoding:
- the LOC133832271 gene encoding uncharacterized protein LOC133832271, translated as MSKSLNETVLDSAVSKGKLNLGILYIHFSSGIPFSGLKTVWCSLYQPKHHFILWLAAHQKLLTRDHLIHCHIPVNSPSCPVCEAALESHAHLFFNCWFSRRLHQLISRWLGALVWPDNYQEWCCWLSVPRKDSLSRVVSAALAATVYFIWINRNRCWQESSCYVVDYVFGLIRDSVKARVHNFSHNCKKLNLREKMMLQFFL; from the coding sequence ATGAGTAAGAGTTTGAATGAAACAGTTTTGGATTCAGCTGTTTCAAAAGGGAAACTCAATCTGGGCATTCTGTATATTCATTTCTCCTCTGGAATTCCCTTTTCTGGTTTGAAAACTGTCTGGTGCAGCCTATATCAACCTAAACATCACTTCATTCTGTGGTTGGCTGCTCATCAAAAACTACTTACCAGGGATCACCTGATTCATTGCCATATCCCTGTTAACTCTCCTAGCTGTCCGGTGTGTGAGGCTGCCTTGGAGAGTCATGCTCATTTGTTCTTTAACTGCTGGTTTTCGAGGAGGCTTCATCAATTGATTTCCAGATGGTTAGGTGCCTTAGTTTGGCCAGATAACTACCAGGAATGGTGCTGCTGGCTTAGTGTGCCCAGGAAAGACAGTTTATCCAGGGTGGTTTCAGCAGCCTTGGCAGCTACAGTTTACTTCATATGGATCAACAGGAATAGATGCTGGCAGGAGAGTAGTTGTTATGTTGTGGATTATGTTTTTGGTCTTATTAGAGACTCTGTTAAAGCTAGAGTGCATAATTTCAGTCATAATTGTAAAAAATTGAACCTTAGGGAGAAAATGATGCTTCAATTTTTTCTCTAG